The genomic segment AAATGTTCCCATACATTCATTAGAAGAATTGATTAATTACAATAATCGATATGCAGAAATTATGCTAAAGTATGGACAAACAGATTTGATTGCATCAGAAAAAACTTCAGGTACATTAACAGAATTGGAATACATTCAAAGTCGAACAAAAGACTTGCAATTAAGTACCACAGAAGGTATAGACAAAGTAATGAACAAACACAAATTAGATGCACTCATTTTTCCCAGTTATACAGGTGTAGAGATAATAGCAAAAGCAGGGTATCCATCCATAACCGTTCCAGCAGGCTATTTGGAAAACAAACAACCTTTTGGTATAACATTTGCAGGACAAGCATATAGTGAAGGGAAATTACTTCAAATAGCATATGCCTATGAACAATTAACCCAAATAAGAAAGGCACCACAATTATAAAGCATAAGCCAAAATATCTTTTTGGCTTATGCTTTATAATGTATTGACAAAAAAATGAAAATAAGATACGATTTAATAAAATCAGAAATAAAATGAGTAGACTAATTATTACTAGATAATTACTAAGAATGAGCAGAATAAACAGTACATTATATAGAATATTGAGGTAAGCTTAATAAGCAAGTTTTATTTGTTTATCCATTGCTTTTACTTCATTCAATCGAAACAATATCGTAGAGGTGAGTATATGTTAGTTAACACTATAGGTAAAAATGATTTGTACACGAATGAGTATAAATATTCTCAGTACAACAATCAATTTTTGCAGTTGAAAGAGATATTTGTAACCAGTGACGATGAAAAAAAGGAACCATTTATTCAAGATGATATACAAGGAATTTATTGCCATTACAAAGCTACAGCTTCATCTATTCAATATAGGTTGTTAGATGAAATGAACAATATGAAACTTAATCCTGCTAATGTAGAAGAAGAGATAGCTCAAGAGGGCATGATTATCATGGGTCGTGTAGCCAATATGGAAACAGATGAAAAATATGTGGATGCTCAAACAGGGTATACCTATTATGTGGATCAAACAGGGCGCCCTTATATGTCTTTGGAAGAACGTCAAAGACTTAGAGAAGCATGTGAAGCCAATGGGGAAAACCATTTAAAAAAATTTTTGGAAATAACAGGTCGCATTCAGTACATAGGTGGCCACACAACCATTTTAATAGCAGATAACGGTATGTCTATTACTAGTGACAAGGATACTTTATTTATTCCCAGTGAGTATTATTCCCATATGGGTATAATGAATTTAATTCAGAAAATAGAAGAATTCCCTCAACAAGGCAATTATACAGATAGGACATTTTGGAACGAAATTTTATAATGCATTATAGGTATACTAAGTTCATTTGAAGAATGTATGATTAAAGGGGTGGATAAAATTAATTATCTAACCCCTTTTTTAAAAATTATTCTGATAACACTTTATTAGCAAAGGTATTATCAACTAAAGTACTATAATCCACACGTTGACTTAACTCGCCTGCTTCATCTAAAACATTTTGTAACAGGTTAAACCCATCTTCAGGAAAAACAGGTGTAAGGGTCCAAGTATCCTGTTCTTTATATCGATTGACAATTTGAGTCAAGGTTTCAAGATCCGTTTCAGGAAATTGAGGTTTAATGACTTTAGCAATTTCATCTGCTGAATTTTCTGCAACCCATTGTTGACCTTTATATATGGCATTAGTAAAATTTTGAATGATATCAGGATTTGTCTCAATAAAACTTTTCTTAGCCATATAAGCGGTGTAGGGTATGTAACCACTGTCTACGCCTAAAGAAGCAACAACGTGCCCCACCCCTTCATTTTCTAATGCAGAAGCAGTGGGTTCAAAATCAACAATATAATCACCTGTACCACCAGAAAAAGCACCAGCAGTTGCTGTGAAATCAATGTTGGTTATAATTTCAACATCTTCATAAGGAGCAATGCCGTTTTGTTTAAGAATATACTCTAGAACCATTTGAGGCATACCACCTTTACGTCCTCCAACAATGGTCTTTCCTTTAACATTTTCCCAATCAAAAGTGGGCTCATCTTCTCTAGCAATTAAGAAATTGCCAGCCCGTTGTGTAAGCAATGCAAAATTAACGGCATAATCTTCTTGCCCTTCATTGTACACATAGACAGATGCTTCTGATCCCATAAATCCAATATCTGCATTATTAGATAATAATGCGGTCATGGTCTTGTCAGCACCCCATCCGGTACTAAGTTCTAAGTTAATACCTTCTTCTTCAAAAAAACCTTTTTCTATAGCAACATATTGAGGCGCATAAAAAACAGAATGCACCACTTCGTTAAAGCGAACCGTTGTTAAATCTTGGTTGGATTGACAACCAACTAAGGACACAGAAAAAACAGTAAAAATAAGTACAAAAACACAAATAATTTTTTTCACCCTAAAAAACCTCCTTATTATGTGGTAGTATATAATATTAGAGAAGCCATATTTTAGTGCATGTATCAATAAATTTATCTTTGAATGGACGATGAAAGTCTAATTTTGAAACTTGCTAGCAAGGATTTACAAATCACATTTTTAGAGAAACTTGTATATTTTAAGCTGGTAAGAGGCATAAATTGAGTAAATATGTTAAAATGGTTTAGATTATGAATACATAAATAAGGAGTACATCAATGAATAAGCTAAAGATATTTATCCAAATTTATAAAACTTTTTTTATTGTAGGGATTCTCACCATAGGTGGCGGCATTGCTATGTTGCCTATTATAGAAAAAGAAATCATTGAAAAAAGAAAATGGGCAACAGATGAGGAAGTAATGGAAGCGTATTCCCTTGCGCAATCTTTGCCAGGGGTTATTGCTGCTAACACGGCTGTTTTTTTAGGGTATAAATTTAAAAAAGTTTTAGGTTCGGTAG from the Natranaerovirga hydrolytica genome contains:
- a CDS encoding ABC transporter substrate-binding protein produces the protein MKKIICVFVLIFTVFSVSLVGCQSNQDLTTVRFNEVVHSVFYAPQYVAIEKGFFEEEGINLELSTGWGADKTMTALLSNNADIGFMGSEASVYVYNEGQEDYAVNFALLTQRAGNFLIAREDEPTFDWENVKGKTIVGGRKGGMPQMVLEYILKQNGIAPYEDVEIITNIDFTATAGAFSGGTGDYIVDFEPTASALENEGVGHVVASLGVDSGYIPYTAYMAKKSFIETNPDIIQNFTNAIYKGQQWVAENSADEIAKVIKPQFPETDLETLTQIVNRYKEQDTWTLTPVFPEDGFNLLQNVLDEAGELSQRVDYSTLVDNTFANKVLSE